A genomic segment from Leptolyngbya boryana PCC 6306 encodes:
- a CDS encoding RNA recognition motif domain-containing protein, which translates to MTIYIGNLSFQATEEDLKEVFAEYGEVSRVSLPTDRETGRKRGFAFVEMADDAQEDAAIAELDGAEWLGRELKVNKAKPREPRAGAAGGGPRGARNNY; encoded by the coding sequence GTGACTATTTACATTGGAAACTTGTCTTTTCAGGCAACTGAAGAAGATCTGAAGGAAGTGTTTGCAGAATACGGCGAAGTCAGCCGAGTTAGCCTTCCGACAGACCGCGAGACAGGTAGAAAACGTGGATTTGCCTTTGTCGAGATGGCAGATGATGCTCAAGAAGATGCCGCGATCGCTGAACTGGACGGCGCAGAGTGGTTGGGTCGCGAGCTAAAAGTCAATAAAGCGAAACCGCGTGAGCCTCGTGCAGGTGCGGCTGGAGGCGGTCCACGCGGCGCTAGAAATAATTATTAA
- a CDS encoding DUF937 domain-containing protein: MSLFDQIISAVANPQQQGSTDQLGNILGIAQQVAGNQGIDSGATQAVMSLLGGHVRSSLQNQGNDQAYSLVNQFAGLGNNPQAVNAIFPGSMQQQVAESISQHTGIDSNLIMSMLPVLVPLVLNMLKSGAPAQQQSAQSGNPVLNAFLDADRDGDVDIGDMMGMAGQFLSQRG; the protein is encoded by the coding sequence ATGAGTCTATTTGATCAAATCATCAGTGCAGTTGCGAATCCGCAGCAACAAGGTTCAACCGACCAGCTTGGCAATATTCTAGGCATTGCTCAGCAAGTGGCTGGCAATCAAGGTATCGATTCTGGCGCAACTCAAGCGGTCATGTCGCTCCTCGGCGGACATGTTCGTTCCTCGCTACAAAACCAAGGAAACGACCAAGCTTACTCGCTGGTCAACCAATTTGCTGGACTCGGCAACAATCCCCAAGCGGTGAATGCAATCTTTCCTGGCTCCATGCAGCAGCAAGTCGCCGAAAGCATCTCACAACATACAGGCATCGACTCCAATTTGATAATGTCGATGCTGCCAGTACTGGTGCCGCTCGTTCTCAACATGCTAAAAAGTGGAGCGCCCGCACAACAGCAGAGCGCTCAGTCGGGTAATCCCGTCCTGAATGCTTTTCTAGATGCCGATCGCGATGGCGATGTTGATATTGGCGACATGATGGGGATGGCTGGTCAATTTCTCAGCCAACGCGGGTAG
- a CDS encoding DUF697 domain-containing protein has product MPLSRLVTLIVGVSVILGLIIWLVSSLTQLTWAIGNPLLANALIGLVMILLVGLIAAFAYYFFWLPKQAKRKKQRRSLPRVSAVKSEAAQENLQAVRQQMAQIQDEVARRELILRSKEIEQNLARGELKVVVFGTGSSGKTSLVNALMGQIVGEVGAPMGTTDVSATYRLKVKGVDREVILIDTPGILEAGVAGTDRETLARRYATEADLLLFVLDNDLRQSEYDPLKGLAEIGKRSIVVLNKADLYTQEDLDAILARLRERVRGVVRVEDVVAIAANPPMMQTEEGEWLQPDPEVMMLIERVAEILRTEGEDLLAENILIQSQRLGEEARRLIDQQRRRQAEKLVDRYQWIGAGVIAVTAIPGVDLLATAAVNAQMIVEIGRIYGCEISTEQAKEMALSLAKTMVGLGIVKGAIELVSTALQVSIGGFLLGRAIQGVSAAYLTRIAGRAFIEYFRNDQDWGDGGVTEVVQRQFQLNRRDEFIKAFMQEAVMRVVRPLQLEMREEPLEELRMPEYEEVLLDREETIDDWK; this is encoded by the coding sequence ATGCCTTTATCTCGACTGGTAACACTGATTGTCGGCGTTTCTGTCATTTTGGGATTGATCATTTGGCTTGTCAGTTCGCTGACTCAGTTAACTTGGGCGATCGGGAATCCGTTGCTGGCAAATGCGCTGATTGGGTTGGTGATGATTTTGCTGGTTGGGCTGATTGCAGCGTTTGCGTATTATTTTTTCTGGTTGCCAAAGCAGGCAAAGCGGAAAAAACAACGGCGATCGCTGCCGAGAGTTTCAGCGGTCAAATCCGAGGCGGCGCAGGAGAATCTCCAGGCTGTGCGGCAGCAGATGGCGCAGATTCAAGATGAAGTGGCGCGGCGTGAATTGATTCTGCGATCGAAAGAGATCGAGCAGAATTTAGCGCGAGGGGAGTTGAAGGTTGTTGTATTTGGCACAGGTTCGTCGGGTAAAACTTCACTCGTCAATGCATTGATGGGGCAAATTGTGGGTGAAGTCGGCGCACCGATGGGGACAACTGATGTGAGTGCAACGTATCGATTAAAGGTAAAGGGAGTCGATCGAGAAGTGATTCTCATTGACACTCCTGGAATTCTCGAAGCTGGAGTTGCGGGAACTGATCGCGAAACTTTGGCACGGCGTTATGCAACTGAGGCGGATCTTTTACTATTTGTGCTGGATAATGATTTGCGCCAGTCGGAGTATGACCCATTGAAAGGCTTAGCAGAAATTGGCAAGCGATCGATCGTGGTTCTCAACAAAGCAGATTTATACACGCAAGAGGATTTAGACGCGATTTTAGCTCGGTTAAGAGAGCGGGTTCGGGGCGTTGTAAGGGTTGAAGATGTTGTGGCGATCGCAGCGAATCCGCCGATGATGCAAACTGAAGAGGGCGAATGGTTACAGCCTGATCCAGAAGTCATGATGTTGATTGAGCGAGTCGCGGAGATTTTACGAACCGAAGGTGAGGATTTACTTGCCGAAAATATCTTGATTCAATCTCAGCGCTTGGGAGAAGAGGCGCGGCGATTAATTGATCAGCAGCGGCGCAGACAGGCAGAAAAACTGGTCGATCGATATCAATGGATTGGCGCAGGCGTAATTGCTGTTACTGCGATTCCCGGTGTGGATTTACTAGCAACGGCTGCAGTCAATGCTCAAATGATTGTTGAGATTGGTCGGATTTATGGCTGTGAGATCTCGACAGAGCAGGCGAAAGAGATGGCTTTGTCGTTAGCAAAAACGATGGTTGGATTGGGAATTGTGAAAGGTGCGATCGAGCTTGTGAGTACAGCATTGCAAGTAAGCATCGGCGGATTTTTACTCGGTCGAGCGATTCAAGGGGTGAGTGCGGCTTACTTGACGCGAATTGCAGGTAGAGCTTTTATTGAGTACTTCCGCAATGATCAAGATTGGGGAGATGGCGGTGTAACAGAAGTCGTGCAGCGACAGTTTCAGTTAAATCGGCGCGATGAATTTATCAAAGCCTTTATGCAAGAGGCGGTGATGCGAGTGGTTCGCCCCTTACAGCTTGAGATGAGAGAAGAACCGCTTGAAGAGTTGAGAATGCCAGAGTATGAGGAAGTTTTGCTCGATCGAGAAGAAACGATCGACGATTGGAAATAG
- a CDS encoding Uma2 family endonuclease, translating into MAYTPLRLLSFEEFIQQYGDQSRYELANGEIIDMEPTGPHEAVAGKVASKVSLEIDRQNLPFLIPKSCILRPSGDEATARRPDVIVLDEAALMNEPYWQQEPVIVRGESVKMVVEVVSTNWENDYARKVEEYALMGIAEYWIIDFRGLGGIRFIGDPKQPTFTVNQRVGKLYEPQQFRLGENIISPLFPHINLRLDDVLPR; encoded by the coding sequence ATGGCATATACACCGCTCAGACTGCTCAGTTTCGAGGAATTCATTCAACAGTACGGCGATCAGTCTCGCTACGAACTGGCGAACGGAGAAATCATTGATATGGAACCAACCGGGCCTCACGAAGCTGTTGCGGGAAAAGTTGCCAGCAAAGTGAGCTTAGAAATCGATCGACAAAACTTACCGTTCTTGATCCCAAAAAGCTGTATCTTGCGTCCTTCGGGAGACGAGGCAACTGCCCGCCGTCCAGATGTGATTGTGCTAGATGAAGCTGCATTAATGAATGAACCCTACTGGCAACAAGAACCCGTGATTGTGCGAGGTGAATCGGTCAAAATGGTTGTTGAAGTTGTCAGTACCAATTGGGAAAATGACTACGCGCGAAAAGTTGAAGAATACGCGCTGATGGGCATTGCTGAATACTGGATTATCGACTTTCGTGGGCTTGGAGGCATCCGATTCATCGGTGATCCAAAACAACCTACTTTTACGGTCAATCAGCGAGTTGGGAAGCTCTACGAACCGCAGCAATTTCGCTTAGGTGAAAATATTATCTCTCCTTTGTTTCCTCATATCAATTTAAGACTGGACGATGTGTTACCTCGCTAA
- a CDS encoding TrmH family RNA methyltransferase: MLTSLQNPLVKQLRKLHRAKERREQQLFLLEGTHLIEEACAVGVALNTVCYTEHWQQNHESLWQKIQARSSRIELVSPEVLKAIATTVEPDGIVATVDRFHTQPVQFTKLGLVLETIQDPGNLGTIIRTAAAAGVEGLWLSADCVDLESPKVLRSSSGQWFRLPMSTSDLRTDILKAKQQGMQVIATVPSATQTYWEIDFTQPSLVLMGNEGAGLSDELIELADIQVTIPLAPGVESLNVAIATALILYEARRQQEKI; this comes from the coding sequence ATGCTCACCAGTCTCCAAAATCCATTAGTTAAGCAACTCCGAAAGCTGCATCGCGCCAAAGAACGGCGAGAACAGCAGCTTTTTTTATTGGAAGGAACGCATTTAATTGAAGAAGCCTGTGCAGTTGGGGTGGCGCTGAATACGGTTTGCTACACCGAGCATTGGCAGCAAAATCATGAATCGCTATGGCAAAAGATTCAAGCTCGATCGAGCCGCATCGAACTGGTTTCACCTGAAGTTTTAAAAGCGATCGCAACCACCGTTGAACCCGATGGAATTGTCGCAACTGTCGATCGCTTTCACACTCAGCCCGTTCAGTTTACAAAACTCGGTCTAGTGCTCGAAACGATTCAAGACCCTGGCAATCTCGGCACAATTATTCGCACCGCAGCAGCAGCGGGAGTAGAAGGACTTTGGCTAAGTGCTGATTGTGTGGATTTAGAAAGCCCGAAAGTTTTACGATCGTCTTCTGGGCAATGGTTCCGCCTACCAATGTCTACTTCAGATCTCAGAACCGATATTCTGAAAGCAAAACAACAGGGAATGCAAGTCATTGCAACTGTTCCAAGTGCAACTCAAACGTACTGGGAAATTGATTTTACTCAGCCGAGTTTGGTCTTGATGGGGAATGAGGGAGCCGGATTGTCTGACGAATTGATTGAACTCGCAGATATTCAAGTCACTATTCCATTAGCTCCGGGAGTAGAGTCTTTGAATGTTGCGATCGCGACTGCTTTGATCCTGTACGAAGCCCGAAGACAGCAAGAAAAGATATGA
- a CDS encoding phosphoglycerate kinase, with translation MPKKTINDLSSADLQGKRVLVRADFNVPLDEQGNITDDTRIRAALPTINALTSKGAKVILCSHFGRPKNGPEDKYRLTPVGTRLSELLGKPVVKTNDCIGDEATAAVNAMQPGDVVLLENVRFYKEEEKNDPAFAEKLASVADLYVNDAFGTAHRAHASTEGVTKYLKPSVAGLLIEKELEYLQSAIENPKRPLAAIVGGSKVSSKIGVIETLLDKVDKLLIGGGMVFTFYKARGLAVGKSLVEEDKLELAKALEAKAKEKGVDLLLPTDVVVADNFSPDANTQTVSVDSIPDGWMGLDIGPDSVKTFQAALEQCKSVIWNGPMGVFEMDKFAKGTEAIAHTLAELTPKGTSTIIGGGDSVAAVEKVGLADQMSHISTGGGASLELLEGKELPGIAALDEA, from the coding sequence GTGCCGAAGAAAACTATTAATGATTTATCGTCCGCCGATTTACAAGGCAAGCGTGTTTTGGTTCGCGCAGATTTTAACGTACCGTTAGATGAACAAGGCAATATCACTGACGATACGAGAATTCGTGCCGCGCTGCCAACAATCAACGCTTTAACTTCCAAAGGCGCAAAAGTGATTTTGTGCAGCCATTTTGGTCGTCCGAAAAACGGTCCCGAAGATAAATATCGTCTCACCCCCGTCGGCACTCGCCTGTCAGAACTTCTGGGTAAACCCGTCGTCAAAACCAATGATTGTATTGGCGACGAAGCAACGGCAGCCGTGAATGCAATGCAGCCCGGTGATGTCGTTCTGCTCGAAAACGTTCGGTTCTACAAAGAAGAAGAAAAGAACGATCCTGCATTTGCTGAGAAATTGGCATCTGTTGCTGATCTCTATGTTAACGATGCATTCGGAACTGCGCATCGGGCGCATGCTTCGACTGAAGGGGTCACGAAGTATCTGAAGCCTTCGGTTGCAGGTTTGTTGATCGAGAAAGAGCTAGAGTATCTGCAAAGCGCGATCGAGAACCCCAAACGTCCGTTAGCAGCGATCGTCGGTGGCTCGAAAGTTTCGAGCAAAATCGGTGTCATCGAAACCCTGCTCGACAAAGTAGACAAACTGCTGATCGGTGGCGGTATGGTCTTCACCTTCTATAAAGCGCGCGGCTTGGCAGTCGGTAAGTCTTTGGTTGAAGAAGACAAATTGGAATTGGCAAAAGCCTTAGAAGCGAAAGCCAAAGAAAAAGGAGTAGATTTACTCCTCCCAACTGATGTTGTGGTTGCGGACAATTTCTCACCGGATGCAAATACCCAAACCGTCAGTGTTGACAGCATTCCTGACGGCTGGATGGGCTTAGACATTGGTCCCGATTCTGTGAAAACCTTCCAAGCCGCTTTGGAACAGTGCAAGAGCGTAATCTGGAACGGGCCGATGGGCGTATTTGAAATGGACAAATTCGCGAAAGGCACCGAAGCGATCGCACATACCCTAGCAGAATTAACTCCCAAAGGAACCTCCACGATCATCGGTGGTGGCGACTCTGTTGCAGCCGTTGAGAAAGTTGGCTTAGCGGATCAAATGAGCCACATTTCTACAGGTGGTGGTGCAAGTTTGGAACTGCTCGAAGGTAAAGAGCTTCCAGGAATTGCAGCGCTAGACGAAGCGTAA
- a CDS encoding universal stress protein encodes MFKTVLFPIDESRDSRQAVETVVELVKFHQSRLILLSVVEANSDHPDAMASAEAVANLLQNAKSVFSQSGIEAEAIEREGKPAFTICDVADEIGADLIIMGCRGLGLTTEGASDSVTNRVISLSPCPVLVVP; translated from the coding sequence ATGTTTAAAACTGTGTTGTTTCCAATCGATGAAAGCCGCGATTCTCGTCAAGCCGTCGAGACTGTTGTAGAGCTTGTCAAATTTCACCAGAGTCGCCTGATTTTATTATCTGTGGTGGAAGCAAATTCTGATCACCCCGATGCAATGGCTTCGGCAGAAGCGGTAGCGAATTTGCTGCAAAATGCAAAATCGGTATTTTCTCAGAGTGGAATTGAAGCAGAAGCGATCGAGCGTGAGGGCAAGCCTGCCTTTACGATTTGCGATGTTGCAGATGAGATAGGGGCGGATCTCATTATCATGGGCTGTCGAGGATTGGGACTGACGACCGAAGGCGCATCGGATAGCGTTACGAATCGGGTGATCAGTCTTTCTCCTTGTCCTGTTTTAGTCGTTCCTTAA
- the ylqF gene encoding ribosome biogenesis GTPase YlqF, with protein sequence MSSPPIQWYPGHIAKAEKALLEQLKRVDVVLEVRDARIPLSTHHPQVDQWIGEKGRILVMNRMDMIPPKAKEQWTEWFRDRGEEPLFTDAQHGKGIEAISKAAQAAGVKMNQRRLDRGMLTRPVRAVVIGFPNVGKSALINRLLKKRVVESARRAGVTRQLRWVRISDQIELLDAPGVLPNKLTNQEAAIKLAICDDIGEAAYDNQRVASELIELIRSSSALETRYGLELGDLTGESYLKALAEANYKNDAERTARQILTDFRKGNLGAIALEMPPED encoded by the coding sequence ATGTCTTCCCCGCCGATTCAATGGTATCCCGGTCATATTGCCAAAGCTGAAAAAGCGCTGCTCGAACAGTTGAAGCGCGTGGATGTCGTGCTAGAAGTTCGAGACGCGCGGATTCCGCTTTCGACGCATCATCCGCAGGTCGATCAGTGGATTGGAGAGAAAGGGCGGATTTTGGTGATGAATCGGATGGATATGATCCCGCCGAAAGCTAAAGAGCAGTGGACAGAGTGGTTTCGTGATCGCGGAGAGGAGCCTTTATTCACAGATGCTCAGCATGGCAAAGGAATTGAAGCGATCTCCAAAGCGGCTCAGGCAGCGGGGGTGAAAATGAATCAAAGACGGCTCGATCGAGGAATGTTGACTCGTCCGGTTCGTGCAGTGGTGATTGGATTCCCGAATGTCGGTAAGTCGGCTTTGATTAATCGGTTGCTGAAAAAGCGAGTGGTCGAAAGTGCTCGGCGCGCTGGCGTGACTCGGCAATTGCGATGGGTGAGAATTTCCGATCAGATTGAGCTACTGGATGCACCGGGAGTTTTGCCGAATAAATTGACGAATCAGGAGGCAGCAATTAAGTTAGCCATCTGTGATGATATTGGAGAGGCAGCGTATGACAATCAGCGAGTTGCTTCAGAGTTGATTGAACTGATCAGATCGTCTTCGGCATTGGAGACCCGATATGGATTGGAACTTGGAGATTTAACCGGAGAAAGTTATCTCAAAGCTTTGGCAGAGGCGAACTATAAAAATGATGCAGAGCGGACAGCGCGGCAGATTTTGACGGATTTTCGCAAAGGCAATTTAGGCGCGATCGCATTAGAAATGCCTCCCGAAGATTAA
- a CDS encoding sensor histidine kinase: MQDFSQLLKDKVDSIRHDWADAVAHDRQIPSAESLSQTAIEDHIDLVLVAMSQALSQIEEDDTAAVEAASISHGVLRANQGFDPTEIAQEYHLLRKVIFESIRSELLKGTAEELFRAVNVIDSVIDSAISQCFKSYVNERLQELEQVQSQLSLTVSELKRLARSNENSLATLAHELRTPLTSIIGYADLFLRQSKQEHDTSGIRKRDRDSLSSLDHIEQVLQGGRRLLRLINDALELSRYEAGKKQVIPEAIEVSELMQAVGKVIQPLVDNRKLQLKVNLEFAPKQVISDPLRLQQVLTNLLSNAVRYTETGTITLTCQELSHNRWSISIADTGIGIAPEDQLRLFVPFEQVGSFKSPDSTGLGLAIVARLVELLQGQIYLSSQLDEGSTFTVILPIEID; the protein is encoded by the coding sequence ATGCAGGATTTTAGTCAGTTACTCAAAGACAAAGTGGATTCAATTCGGCATGACTGGGCAGATGCTGTCGCTCACGATCGCCAAATTCCCAGCGCAGAAAGTCTGAGTCAAACTGCGATCGAAGATCACATTGATTTAGTCTTAGTCGCAATGTCACAAGCATTGTCCCAGATTGAAGAAGATGATACCGCAGCAGTTGAGGCAGCTAGTATTTCTCATGGGGTGCTGCGGGCGAATCAGGGATTTGATCCGACAGAAATCGCCCAAGAATATCATTTGCTGCGAAAAGTCATTTTTGAGAGTATCCGATCTGAATTGCTCAAAGGAACGGCTGAAGAATTATTTCGAGCGGTCAATGTGATTGATTCTGTCATTGATTCTGCGATCTCACAGTGTTTTAAAAGCTATGTGAATGAGCGATTACAGGAACTTGAGCAAGTTCAAAGTCAGCTTTCGTTGACGGTTTCAGAATTGAAGCGATTAGCTCGATCGAATGAAAATAGCCTCGCGACTTTGGCACATGAACTGAGAACGCCGCTGACCTCGATTATTGGATATGCTGACCTGTTTTTAAGACAATCGAAACAGGAGCACGATACCTCTGGCATCCGCAAACGTGACCGTGATTCGCTCTCCAGCCTCGATCACATTGAGCAAGTCTTGCAAGGTGGGCGAAGATTACTGCGATTAATCAATGATGCACTAGAGCTATCACGATACGAAGCGGGGAAAAAGCAGGTGATTCCAGAAGCGATCGAAGTATCAGAGTTGATGCAAGCAGTGGGGAAAGTGATTCAGCCCTTAGTTGATAATCGCAAGTTGCAGCTAAAGGTCAACCTTGAGTTTGCACCGAAACAAGTCATTAGCGATCCGCTACGATTGCAGCAAGTTCTGACCAATCTGTTGAGTAATGCAGTCCGCTATACAGAGACAGGGACGATCACGCTAACCTGCCAAGAACTCAGTCATAATCGATGGTCGATTTCTATTGCTGATACTGGAATTGGCATTGCACCAGAAGATCAGTTACGTCTGTTTGTCCCATTTGAACAGGTTGGGTCATTCAAGTCGCCGGATAGTACGGGGTTAGGATTAGCGATCGTGGCTCGGCTAGTAGAACTGTTGCAGGGTCAGATTTATCTTTCATCGCAACTCGACGAAGGCTCAACATTTACGGTGATTTTGCCGATAGAAATTGATTAA
- a CDS encoding orange carotenoid protein N-terminal domain-containing protein — protein MSYVTSNTASDLVEAFQGLDADTQLALFYFIYKEMGGAVTPAAPGASTVSPAIAEGLFNQVKDLPREEQLNVQRDLIARRNTQLTREYGAVGDTTKLLFWYLLSQGMDNGTIIPMPADYQLPQEAQQLLDRVKAMEFEQQITFFRNYVAPMGVDPNAVEHDSETGL, from the coding sequence ATGTCTTACGTGACTTCAAACACTGCTAGTGATTTAGTCGAAGCATTTCAGGGCTTAGATGCGGATACACAGCTTGCATTGTTCTATTTTATCTACAAGGAAATGGGCGGAGCGGTCACGCCTGCTGCTCCTGGAGCAAGTACTGTTTCTCCCGCGATCGCAGAAGGATTGTTTAATCAAGTCAAAGACCTGCCTCGTGAAGAACAATTAAACGTCCAGCGTGATCTGATCGCTCGTCGAAATACTCAACTGACTCGGGAATACGGTGCAGTGGGAGATACAACAAAATTGCTGTTCTGGTATCTCTTATCACAGGGAATGGACAATGGAACGATCATCCCGATGCCAGCAGATTATCAGCTTCCTCAAGAGGCACAGCAATTGCTCGATCGTGTAAAAGCAATGGAATTTGAGCAACAAATTACTTTCTTCCGGAACTATGTTGCACCGATGGGCGTTGACCCGAACGCTGTCGAACACGATTCTGAAACCGGATTGTAA
- a CDS encoding glycoside hydrolase family 31 protein, which produces MPQVFGKLPTTRQPWISLGNVDHIEKHDRGVILTCGTAKLKLTILAANLVRVQLAPQGEFLPRRSWAVNRPDEEWEQVPFELEENEIRTSQIRVVIQRSPCRIQWFDQSGQPFAHDTDMGWRMGQIACWKRIETEEHFYGFGERAGLLDKRSEVKTNWTKDALDYDAIDDEMYQAIPFFITLRPQLTYGIFLNITHLSQFDLGASEPGIWRMQAQSQELDYYVIHGDAPAQILETYTALTGRMPLPPKWALGYHQCRWSYETAEVVQQIAHEFRSRKIPCDVIHFDIDYMNGYRVFTWSPKRFPDPAKLIQQLKQEGFKTVTIVDPGVKYEPDGDYLPYHEGLAKDCFVRNADGSLVYGYVWPDKAVFPDFLRAEVRQWWGEWQRTLTEVGVEGIWNDMNEPALTDRPFGDEGVHIPFPMDAPQGNPGEGGTHAETHNLYGYNMARASAEGLRQLRDQRSFVLTRSGFAGIQRWSAVWTGDNQSLWEHLEMSLPMLMNLGLSGVSFVGSDIGGFAGNATGELFARWMQIGMFYPLMRGHSSLTTAQHEPWVFGERVEAICREYIELRYQLLPYLYTLFWQSSQTGAPILRPLLYEYPNDSKTYHLHDQLLLGSYLMAAPVYRPGVECRAVYLPEGTWFDWWTGEKYEGNQHILAHAPLERMPMYVKAGAIIPMQPVMQYVDEHPIAQLKVRIYPGVGEFTLYEDDGRSLNPDYRTTTFQVNDTIVKIQPSHAVRDRTMLVKMVGVGEQSVSEDGSAKQLNFHSHT; this is translated from the coding sequence ATGCCTCAAGTTTTTGGAAAGCTCCCGACCACCCGACAGCCTTGGATTTCCTTAGGAAACGTCGATCACATTGAAAAGCACGATCGCGGAGTAATTCTCACTTGTGGCACAGCAAAGCTAAAGCTCACGATTCTAGCTGCTAACCTCGTTCGAGTTCAACTTGCACCCCAAGGTGAATTTCTTCCAAGGCGATCGTGGGCAGTCAATCGACCCGATGAAGAATGGGAGCAAGTACCATTTGAGCTAGAAGAAAACGAGATTAGAACCTCTCAAATTCGAGTCGTGATTCAGCGATCGCCCTGTCGGATTCAATGGTTTGATCAATCTGGGCAACCCTTCGCGCATGATACAGACATGGGCTGGCGAATGGGTCAAATTGCCTGCTGGAAGCGGATTGAAACAGAAGAGCATTTCTATGGATTCGGAGAGAGAGCGGGACTGTTAGATAAGCGATCTGAAGTCAAGACCAATTGGACAAAAGATGCGCTAGATTACGACGCGATCGACGATGAAATGTACCAAGCTATTCCATTCTTCATCACACTCCGTCCGCAGCTTACCTATGGCATCTTTCTCAACATTACACACCTCAGCCAATTTGATTTAGGTGCGTCTGAGCCAGGAATATGGCGAATGCAAGCTCAAAGCCAAGAATTAGACTACTACGTGATTCACGGTGATGCTCCAGCCCAAATTTTAGAAACGTATACCGCTTTAACCGGACGGATGCCTTTGCCGCCAAAATGGGCACTTGGCTATCATCAATGTCGATGGAGCTATGAAACGGCTGAGGTTGTGCAGCAAATCGCGCATGAATTTCGATCGCGCAAAATCCCCTGTGATGTAATTCACTTCGATATCGATTATATGAATGGATATCGAGTGTTTACTTGGAGTCCAAAGCGGTTTCCTGATCCAGCCAAGTTGATCCAACAGCTTAAACAAGAAGGCTTTAAAACCGTCACGATCGTTGATCCAGGCGTGAAGTATGAACCAGATGGAGACTATCTTCCCTATCACGAAGGCTTAGCAAAAGATTGCTTTGTTAGAAATGCAGATGGCAGCTTAGTGTATGGGTATGTATGGCCTGATAAAGCTGTCTTTCCGGATTTCTTACGGGCTGAAGTCAGGCAATGGTGGGGAGAATGGCAGCGTACTCTCACAGAGGTCGGAGTCGAAGGCATTTGGAATGATATGAATGAACCTGCGCTCACCGATCGACCATTCGGTGATGAGGGAGTCCATATTCCTTTTCCTATGGATGCGCCTCAAGGCAATCCTGGAGAAGGGGGAACTCACGCAGAAACGCATAATCTGTATGGCTATAACATGGCAAGAGCTTCAGCAGAAGGATTAAGACAGCTTCGAGATCAGCGATCGTTTGTGCTGACTCGCTCTGGTTTTGCTGGAATTCAGCGCTGGTCGGCTGTATGGACAGGAGACAATCAATCGCTGTGGGAACACCTCGAAATGTCATTGCCGATGCTGATGAATTTGGGACTCTCTGGAGTGAGCTTTGTGGGTTCGGATATTGGGGGATTTGCTGGCAATGCAACCGGAGAACTTTTTGCCCGATGGATGCAGATCGGAATGTTTTATCCATTGATGCGCGGGCATTCTTCGCTCACAACTGCGCAACATGAACCGTGGGTATTTGGAGAACGAGTCGAAGCCATTTGTCGCGAATATATCGAACTTCGGTATCAATTGCTTCCTTACCTCTACACCTTGTTTTGGCAGTCTTCTCAAACGGGCGCACCGATCCTTCGACCTCTGCTTTATGAATATCCGAATGATTCAAAAACCTACCATCTGCATGATCAATTACTCCTCGGTTCGTATCTCATGGCGGCTCCTGTGTATCGTCCTGGCGTAGAGTGTCGAGCAGTTTACTTACCCGAAGGAACTTGGTTTGATTGGTGGACAGGTGAAAAATATGAGGGCAATCAACATATCTTGGCTCATGCTCCACTAGAAAGGATGCCGATGTATGTCAAAGCAGGAGCAATTATTCCCATGCAGCCAGTCATGCAGTATGTGGATGAACATCCGATCGCTCAACTGAAAGTCCGGATTTATCCAGGTGTAGGAGAGTTTACGCTGTACGAAGATGATGGTCGATCGCTGAATCCAGACTATCGAACGACTACTTTCCAGGTGAACGATACGATCGTCAAAATTCAGCCGAGTCACGCCGTTCGCGATCGCACAATGCTGGTCAAAATGGTCGGAGTGGGCGAACAATCAGTTTCAGAAGATGGCAGTGCGAAACAATTGAATTTTCATTCCCATACCTAA